The Methylomagnum ishizawai genome has a window encoding:
- the glgB gene encoding 1,4-alpha-glucan branching protein GlgB, with protein MNQPKLSPELQKIVNARHNDPFAVLGRHPERGGVWVRAMLPHAEEVSIAEGGHRLHRIEGTDLFEWHGKAEQVPERYRLIWRDDQGRDHIAHDPYCYPPQLPDFDLHLFGEGKHWHAHRLLGARVHQADGATGVLFSVWAPSAERVSVVGDFNRWDGRAHPLRVHGNGVWELFIPDLPHGVIYKYEIRAKNGDIFLKSDPYGRQFQLRPDNASIVEAPSAFRWTDQAWLDTRARFDWQHRPMSIYEVHLSSWQRGPEGEMLNYRELATLLVGHVQRLGFTHIELMPITEHPYDKSWGYQTTGYYAPTSRFGTPDDFRAFVDYCHQHGIGVILDWVPAHFPKDAHGLAYFDGTALYEHADPRLGEHKDWSTLIFNFGRYEVKNFLISSALFWLEEYHVDGLRVDAVASMLYLDYSRKEGEWIPNKYGGRENLEAIDFMRELNEVTHSQVPGTLIMAEESTSWPQVTKPTYVGGLGFDLKWNMGWMNDTLRYMAKDPIHRQYHHGELTFSLLYAFTENFLLPFSHDEVAHGKQSLLYKMPGDEWQRFANLRMLYIYMWTHPGKKLLFMGGEFGQGREWDSTAVLDWYVREYPYHQGVERLIQDLNRLYRAERALYELDFDWQGFEWIDCHDGQNSTLVYQRRAGGEAVVVAVNFTPVPREDYRIGVPAPGTYRELVNSDALDYAGSGLGNGARSLDAEERAWMNQPYSVVITLPPLAGIVLKLKPEPVSEPDPADEPASAVPAAQTTPAEPAA; from the coding sequence ATGAACCAGCCAAAACTCTCGCCCGAGTTGCAAAAGATCGTCAATGCCCGCCACAACGACCCCTTCGCGGTGCTGGGCCGACATCCCGAGCGCGGTGGCGTGTGGGTGCGGGCCATGCTGCCCCACGCGGAGGAGGTGTCCATCGCCGAGGGTGGCCACCGCCTGCACCGGATCGAAGGCACCGATTTGTTCGAGTGGCACGGTAAGGCCGAGCAGGTACCCGAGCGCTACCGCCTCATCTGGCGCGACGACCAGGGTCGCGACCATATCGCCCACGATCCCTATTGCTATCCGCCGCAGCTCCCCGATTTCGACCTGCATTTGTTCGGCGAGGGCAAGCACTGGCACGCCCACCGCCTGTTGGGGGCGCGGGTCCACCAGGCCGACGGCGCGACCGGCGTGTTGTTCTCGGTCTGGGCGCCCAGCGCCGAACGGGTCAGCGTGGTGGGCGACTTCAACCGCTGGGATGGCCGCGCCCATCCGCTGCGGGTGCATGGCAACGGCGTCTGGGAATTGTTCATCCCGGACCTGCCGCACGGGGTCATCTACAAATACGAAATCCGCGCCAAGAATGGCGATATCTTCCTGAAATCCGACCCCTATGGCCGCCAGTTCCAACTACGGCCCGACAATGCCTCCATCGTCGAAGCGCCCAGCGCCTTCCGCTGGACCGACCAAGCCTGGCTCGACACCCGCGCCCGCTTCGATTGGCAGCACCGGCCCATGTCGATCTACGAGGTGCATCTGAGTTCCTGGCAGCGCGGCCCCGAAGGCGAGATGCTCAACTACCGCGAACTCGCCACCCTCTTGGTCGGGCATGTCCAGCGCCTCGGCTTCACCCATATCGAACTGATGCCGATCACCGAACACCCCTACGATAAATCCTGGGGCTATCAAACCACCGGCTATTATGCCCCGACCAGCCGGTTCGGCACGCCGGACGATTTCCGCGCCTTCGTCGATTATTGCCACCAACACGGCATCGGCGTGATCCTGGATTGGGTGCCGGCCCATTTCCCCAAGGACGCCCATGGCCTGGCCTATTTCGACGGCACGGCCTTGTATGAACACGCCGACCCGCGCTTGGGCGAGCATAAGGATTGGTCCACCTTGATCTTCAACTTCGGGCGCTACGAGGTGAAGAACTTCCTGATTTCCAGCGCCCTGTTCTGGTTGGAGGAATACCATGTCGATGGCCTCCGGGTGGACGCGGTGGCCTCGATGCTGTACCTGGATTATTCCCGCAAGGAAGGCGAGTGGATTCCCAACAAATACGGCGGGCGCGAGAACCTGGAAGCCATCGATTTCATGCGTGAATTGAACGAAGTCACCCATAGCCAGGTGCCGGGCACGCTCATCATGGCGGAGGAATCCACCTCCTGGCCGCAAGTGACCAAGCCCACCTATGTCGGCGGCCTCGGTTTCGACCTGAAATGGAACATGGGCTGGATGAACGATACCCTGCGCTATATGGCGAAAGACCCCATCCATCGCCAATACCATCACGGCGAACTGACCTTCAGCCTGCTCTACGCCTTCACCGAGAACTTCCTGCTGCCGTTCTCCCACGACGAAGTGGCCCACGGCAAGCAATCCCTGCTCTACAAGATGCCCGGCGACGAATGGCAGCGTTTCGCCAACCTCAGGATGCTGTACATCTACATGTGGACCCATCCCGGCAAAAAGCTGTTGTTCATGGGCGGCGAATTCGGCCAGGGCCGGGAATGGGACAGCACGGCGGTGCTGGATTGGTATGTGCGGGAATATCCCTACCATCAGGGCGTCGAGCGGCTGATCCAAGACCTGAACCGGCTCTACCGCGCCGAGCGGGCCTTGTACGAACTGGATTTCGATTGGCAGGGGTTCGAGTGGATCGATTGCCACGACGGACAGAATTCGACCTTGGTCTACCAGCGCCGGGCGGGTGGCGAGGCCGTGGTGGTCGCGGTCAACTTCACCCCGGTGCCGCGCGAGGATTACCGGATCGGCGTGCCCGCGCCTGGCACCTATCGCGAACTGGTCAATTCCGACGCCCTCGATTACGCCGGGAGCGGCCTGGGCAACGGGGCGCGGTCCTTGGACGCGGAGGAACGGGCCTGGATGAACCAGCCCTATTCGGTCGTCATCACCCTACCACCGCTGGCCGGTATCGTCTTGAAACTCAAGCCCGAACCCGTGTCCGAACCCGATCCGGCGGACGAACCCGCCAGCGCCGTTCCCGCAGCGCAAACCACCCCGGCGGAACCCGCCGCTTGA